One stretch of Pigmentiphaga aceris DNA includes these proteins:
- a CDS encoding DNA-binding protein, whose translation MQTAPTPDQQLQNDVDALRAQFSNTAELYRETCALMFFRYGQTPTANRLYQLVRKGSMSAPAAALGAFWNSLREQSRVKIDHADMPDGLKNAAAELTMSLWREAKQHAEQTFDAQRSEAADALAQTLTRLGSVQAELEDLQKLHAEQQDALQQARAQHLDAVKEADELRERLSAETAAHRESINVRDAYAKAQQQAASLREADLREAFAARESTLREALAEVQAGLAAAHEDHRRALSAAHAESRDALSGIQARFDAQHKHNLLELDRERMRAAQLDKALMQAQTQLGAKTEAAAAEAAKWHDQSAQWQGKLGALEGRLAAISEERVRADEQRAQEKADAQAAIQAAVDSQRASEQEVLNLRKELASLVEQGRAQGKQTEARKQPAK comes from the coding sequence ATGCAAACCGCGCCAACGCCCGATCAGCAGCTGCAAAACGACGTTGACGCGCTGCGCGCGCAGTTTTCGAACACGGCCGAGCTGTATCGCGAGACCTGTGCGTTGATGTTCTTCCGGTACGGGCAGACGCCGACGGCAAATCGGCTGTATCAGCTAGTGCGCAAGGGCAGCATGTCTGCGCCGGCGGCGGCGCTTGGGGCGTTCTGGAACAGCTTGCGAGAACAGTCGCGCGTGAAAATCGATCATGCGGATATGCCCGATGGCCTGAAAAATGCCGCTGCAGAACTGACGATGAGTCTGTGGCGTGAAGCCAAGCAACATGCCGAGCAGACGTTTGATGCGCAGCGCAGCGAGGCGGCTGACGCCTTGGCGCAGACGCTGACCAGGCTTGGTTCGGTGCAGGCTGAACTTGAAGACTTGCAGAAGCTGCATGCCGAACAGCAAGACGCCTTGCAGCAGGCGCGCGCGCAGCATCTGGATGCGGTCAAGGAAGCCGACGAGCTGCGTGAGCGCTTGTCAGCCGAGACCGCTGCACATCGCGAGTCGATCAATGTCCGGGACGCGTACGCGAAGGCGCAGCAGCAGGCGGCCAGCCTGCGGGAAGCCGATCTGCGTGAGGCATTTGCGGCGCGGGAATCGACGCTGCGCGAGGCTCTGGCCGAGGTTCAGGCTGGTTTGGCGGCGGCGCATGAAGATCACCGCCGTGCGCTGAGCGCTGCCCACGCTGAATCGCGGGATGCGCTGTCGGGCATTCAGGCGCGCTTCGATGCGCAGCACAAGCACAATTTGCTGGAACTGGACCGCGAGCGCATGCGGGCGGCGCAGTTGGACAAGGCGTTGATGCAGGCTCAAACGCAACTAGGCGCCAAGACCGAGGCCGCCGCAGCCGAGGCGGCAAAATGGCACGATCAGTCGGCACAGTGGCAGGGCAAGCTTGGTGCCTTGGAAGGCCGGCTTGCGGCGATCAGCGAAGAACGTGTCCGCGCTGACGAGCAACGGGCGCAAGAAAAAGCGGATGCACAGGCTGCGATTCAAGCGGCCGTCGATAGTCAGCGTGCTTCCGAGCAAGAGGTTCTGAACCTGCGTAAAGAACTTGCAAGCCTTGTCGAGCAGGGCAGGGCGCAGGGCAAACAGACCGAGGCCAGAAAACAACCCGCTAAATAA
- a CDS encoding isochorismatase family protein — MDTIRAKSSLLVLVDYQARLMPAIHDAARASANAVLLAQAAKILGIPVLGTEQNPTKLGPNVEALRVLCDEIVEKMHFDACADGLLDAIQTSANGARQIVVAGCEAHVCLLQTALGLLRAGKQVWVVANACGSRKPQDHDAAMHRLSHAGAIIVTHEMVAFEWLGSCEHPGFREVLELIKSG, encoded by the coding sequence ATGGACACCATCCGCGCAAAGTCATCTCTCTTGGTGCTGGTTGACTACCAGGCGCGCCTGATGCCTGCCATTCATGATGCGGCGCGTGCGTCCGCGAATGCCGTATTGCTGGCGCAGGCTGCGAAGATCCTGGGCATTCCCGTGTTGGGAACCGAACAGAACCCAACGAAACTCGGGCCAAACGTCGAGGCCTTGCGTGTGCTTTGCGACGAGATCGTGGAAAAAATGCATTTTGACGCGTGCGCCGATGGCTTGCTGGACGCCATTCAAACCTCGGCAAATGGGGCCAGGCAGATTGTGGTGGCGGGTTGTGAGGCGCATGTGTGCCTGCTTCAAACGGCGCTTGGACTGCTGCGTGCGGGCAAGCAGGTTTGGGTGGTGGCCAATGCCTGCGGGTCCCGAAAGCCGCAAGATCACGACGCGGCAATGCATCGCCTGAGCCATGCGGGGGCGATCATCGTGACCCACGAGATGGTGGCGTTTGAGTGGCTGGGCAGCTGCGAACACCCGGGGTTTCGAGAGGTGCTTGAACTGATCAAAAGCGGGTGA
- a CDS encoding tetratricopeptide repeat protein: MASTPPVLWPSWLSEDIAGLGIWLVGYPAPKTNWGGIALTLADRADNILARLLSEPLLAKGNVIFVVHSLGGLIVEQLLRGAERDAASNRKAEHFLSRVRRIAFLGTPHRGAILANIAMTLRVFFLRPSAATRDLLLGSPQLKDLNRWYRKKSQANGIEHLVLAEGRPERVFGINLPETLGRVVWSDSADPGLPELSITVDESHTTICKPASREADVYIHVKDFIARSFIWPSKAPIVEAVENNTSQLKQLIIQSQEQTLALEAFERTLEKRPLVLAMDTAIIDAEVIHQTERLRKCRFFGSVDTVDEARRLVISLTSGALAAASSSSKSDALAWCARFLATAAPDEAQFALNQITTPNRELIAVVRSFLKQGGGSLAEGLGELAAIDTPIARGAAYICVQKDKGFEEAEIWLCQAGLTKSDLDSDAKFFHIGAALEAGAWDIACEAATALSNVDFDRTPAILRLAADAHLSQAVPDELRLLPRQYLPSNAASFPLRSEPDRLRDRRKAIELYDQLTVVATALGLPLHAGDSSDRALWLRLRDPEYAAAARRELETSLRDPAVLLRRLNLAVQFGIEIDLSQVEKEVDRQTVLSGGASPDAAVARFSLALVQGGYASTASYLNKHRAQLLDHIEWKGVYLLEIEALARSGQFAQAEILLREAVEKGLAPNEENRLSLLLREIAGNDPIVGRLAAYENSRSVVDLRLLVDAYENAGNWEKVVEYGKHLLAKTGDISDAHRYVVALYNQEHLEEVLTVFSEYENLDAQYDNARLLYARTLFEQGNIKKAQLVLNTLRKNSDSTGARQLQVSLTIASGDWDSLQGFVEGEWSNRLERTPEELLSAGQIAQLIGAVRGKDLVCDAAARADGDAKTLIGCYHAAVSAGWEESREVFQWFEQSAVLSEQAGDGLIQRLSIEDIVERKPAWDERETNARNLLTRGEIPQFTFGKILNRSLLNVFLWSALVNVDEQDVRQRSIVHAFSGARKSSVVDPQTIAIDPTSLMTAELLGVFDIYVSTFDKILIPHNTLGWLLNEKAQILFHQPSRVAAARALRRMISDQHLLAFDGDSYAPDNLISEVGDSLALLLAEASDPNHSDQRQRLVVRGGPIHRVSTFMKEEADLTDYMPYLCSAVDLVEKLAQKAVLTVSEAHDARESLKLRETPWPPKFIADGAILYLDDITISHLEFLGLLQKLHRADITVVIPQSEIDEADALISHDASSAAVVNIVDGLRIKLKNALESGRVGLGKAIRVDDDDDASGALVHPSTAMLKLIDSAEAGVSDDRFINQHLFISSGVSTKPLLTTLDLLDSLERRGVLSSARILEAKTALRRANYAILPISHRELSEFVSSAPIVDGDLVETAELRLIRESVQRIRMCDLLQLPKEATWLNDLLSVSVLVLKEQWVDDLNEVAACARSDWILILCDARGWTHRLNEEAQRLKDRYLDWVALLMMLVVDQTQSVKEAYWRWFVSRILNKIADEDQEMYALLLERAKEVVAQYVELSVERLGARNGS; this comes from the coding sequence ATGGCGTCAACTCCACCGGTGCTATGGCCAAGCTGGCTGTCAGAGGATATTGCTGGGTTAGGCATATGGCTTGTTGGCTATCCTGCTCCAAAAACTAATTGGGGTGGCATCGCACTGACGTTAGCTGATCGGGCGGACAACATTCTTGCGAGGCTACTTTCAGAACCTCTTTTAGCAAAGGGGAATGTTATCTTCGTCGTTCATAGTCTCGGCGGTCTCATAGTTGAGCAACTGCTTAGGGGTGCCGAACGGGATGCTGCTAGCAATAGAAAGGCGGAGCACTTTTTGTCACGCGTTAGGCGCATTGCCTTTTTAGGCACACCACACCGGGGGGCGATTCTTGCCAATATTGCTATGACGCTGAGGGTGTTCTTCCTGCGGCCTTCGGCTGCAACTCGAGATCTTCTTCTTGGCAGTCCACAGCTGAAAGATCTCAATCGCTGGTACCGAAAAAAGAGTCAGGCCAATGGCATAGAACATCTTGTCTTGGCCGAGGGGCGTCCAGAACGCGTCTTCGGAATTAATCTTCCAGAAACACTAGGAAGAGTAGTCTGGTCGGATAGTGCTGATCCAGGATTACCTGAGCTCTCTATTACTGTAGATGAAAGTCATACAACTATTTGCAAACCAGCAAGTCGGGAAGCGGACGTATACATTCATGTAAAAGATTTTATAGCTCGCTCTTTTATCTGGCCATCTAAAGCTCCGATCGTCGAGGCTGTCGAAAATAACACTAGTCAACTGAAGCAACTTATCATACAGAGTCAAGAGCAAACTCTGGCTCTTGAAGCCTTCGAGCGCACATTGGAAAAAAGGCCGCTTGTACTGGCGATGGATACGGCAATTATCGATGCTGAGGTTATTCATCAAACGGAACGCCTGCGAAAATGTCGTTTTTTTGGCAGCGTCGATACGGTAGACGAGGCGCGGCGGCTCGTTATAAGTCTAACTAGCGGTGCCCTTGCTGCGGCTAGTAGCAGCTCTAAAAGTGATGCTCTTGCGTGGTGTGCGAGATTTCTAGCGACCGCTGCGCCCGACGAAGCCCAGTTTGCGTTAAACCAAATCACCACTCCAAACCGGGAACTTATTGCAGTTGTTCGCAGTTTTTTGAAACAGGGTGGCGGCAGCCTTGCAGAAGGCTTAGGGGAACTAGCGGCTATCGATACGCCAATAGCGCGTGGGGCTGCTTACATTTGCGTTCAAAAGGATAAAGGCTTTGAAGAGGCTGAAATTTGGCTTTGTCAAGCTGGCTTAACTAAGAGTGATCTTGATAGCGATGCAAAGTTCTTCCATATCGGGGCTGCGCTGGAGGCAGGGGCGTGGGATATTGCATGTGAAGCTGCAACTGCACTGAGTAATGTCGATTTCGATCGAACACCTGCGATTCTAAGGCTCGCCGCAGATGCTCATCTTTCTCAAGCTGTACCAGATGAACTGCGACTGCTGCCGCGTCAGTATCTACCCAGCAATGCAGCGAGCTTTCCGCTGCGAAGTGAGCCTGATCGTCTCCGCGACAGAAGAAAAGCTATCGAACTCTATGATCAGTTGACAGTGGTCGCAACTGCGCTTGGTTTGCCCTTACATGCGGGCGATTCAAGTGATCGAGCGCTTTGGCTTAGACTGAGGGATCCAGAATATGCAGCGGCCGCCCGAAGGGAGTTGGAAACGAGCCTAAGGGATCCGGCGGTACTTCTTCGACGCCTGAATTTAGCCGTGCAGTTCGGTATCGAGATTGATCTATCGCAAGTTGAAAAGGAAGTCGATCGTCAGACCGTGCTAAGCGGCGGTGCCTCGCCCGATGCAGCAGTCGCCCGCTTCTCGCTAGCCCTTGTTCAGGGAGGTTACGCTTCTACAGCCTCATATTTAAACAAACATCGTGCCCAACTTCTGGACCATATTGAGTGGAAAGGGGTTTATTTGCTTGAGATTGAGGCGCTCGCTAGATCAGGGCAATTCGCGCAAGCAGAAATTCTTCTGCGAGAGGCTGTAGAAAAGGGGCTTGCGCCAAATGAGGAAAATAGGCTAAGTCTTCTACTTAGAGAAATTGCTGGCAATGATCCTATCGTTGGTCGACTTGCAGCCTACGAAAACAGCAGATCTGTCGTTGACCTACGGCTTCTCGTCGATGCCTATGAAAATGCGGGGAATTGGGAAAAGGTTGTCGAATACGGTAAGCATTTGTTAGCAAAAACTGGTGATATTTCAGACGCACACCGGTATGTGGTCGCGTTATACAACCAAGAGCATTTGGAAGAGGTGCTGACAGTATTCTCTGAATACGAAAACCTAGACGCTCAGTATGACAACGCGCGTCTGCTCTACGCTCGTACTCTTTTTGAGCAAGGTAATATCAAAAAAGCGCAGTTGGTTTTAAATACTCTGCGGAAAAATTCCGATTCAACTGGTGCGCGCCAATTGCAGGTCAGCTTGACGATCGCTTCTGGCGACTGGGACTCATTGCAAGGGTTTGTAGAAGGCGAGTGGAGCAATCGGTTAGAGAGAACGCCGGAGGAGTTGCTCAGCGCGGGACAGATTGCGCAGCTTATTGGAGCTGTGCGAGGAAAGGATCTTGTTTGTGATGCTGCGGCGAGAGCAGACGGAGATGCAAAAACCCTTATTGGTTGTTATCACGCAGCTGTTTCGGCGGGTTGGGAAGAAAGTCGCGAAGTGTTTCAATGGTTCGAGCAGAGTGCTGTGCTGTCGGAGCAGGCGGGTGATGGCCTCATCCAAAGGTTATCAATCGAGGACATTGTCGAGCGAAAGCCTGCGTGGGATGAGCGCGAGACGAATGCTAGGAATTTACTCACCCGAGGGGAGATTCCTCAATTCACTTTCGGTAAAATTTTAAACCGTTCGCTTCTTAATGTTTTTCTTTGGTCAGCACTGGTTAATGTCGACGAGCAGGACGTTCGCCAGCGATCAATTGTTCATGCATTTAGCGGTGCGCGTAAATCATCCGTGGTCGATCCTCAGACGATTGCCATAGATCCAACGTCTTTGATGACAGCTGAATTGCTGGGAGTTTTTGACATATACGTCTCAACATTCGATAAGATTCTCATTCCCCACAACACACTTGGCTGGTTGTTGAACGAAAAGGCTCAGATTTTATTTCACCAACCCAGTCGGGTTGCTGCTGCTCGAGCGCTTCGGCGAATGATCTCTGACCAGCATCTGCTGGCTTTTGATGGAGATTCATATGCACCTGACAATCTAATCAGCGAGGTTGGCGATTCGCTGGCATTGCTGCTTGCGGAAGCTTCAGACCCTAATCATTCAGACCAAAGGCAGCGACTGGTTGTGAGGGGTGGGCCTATCCATAGGGTCAGTACTTTCATGAAAGAAGAGGCTGATCTCACTGATTATATGCCGTACCTCTGTAGCGCTGTGGACCTGGTTGAGAAACTTGCGCAAAAAGCTGTTCTAACCGTGAGCGAGGCCCACGACGCTCGCGAATCGCTCAAACTGCGGGAAACACCTTGGCCGCCTAAGTTTATAGCGGATGGAGCTATTTTATATTTAGATGATATCACTATCTCTCATCTCGAATTTCTCGGGCTGCTACAGAAGCTGCATCGTGCCGACATTACGGTGGTAATCCCTCAAAGCGAAATAGATGAGGCGGATGCACTCATTAGCCATGATGCGAGCAGTGCCGCGGTTGTTAATATTGTAGACGGGCTGCGGATTAAATTAAAAAATGCACTTGAAAGTGGGAGGGTAGGTTTGGGGAAGGCGATTCGTGTTGATGATGACGATGATGCTAGTGGAGCCTTGGTGCACCCGTCCACTGCTATGCTAAAGCTGATCGATAGTGCAGAAGCAGGTGTTAGTGATGACAGATTCATTAATCAACATCTTTTCATATCTTCAGGCGTGTCTACTAAGCCGTTGCTGACGACTTTGGATTTGCTGGATTCTCTAGAGCGTCGTGGTGTCCTGTCTTCAGCAAGAATTTTGGAGGCTAAGACGGCGTTGCGTCGCGCGAACTATGCGATTCTGCCGATCAGCCATAGAGAGCTATCAGAATTTGTTTCTAGTGCACCGATTGTTGATGGAGATCTTGTTGAAACTGCAGAGCTGCGACTCATTCGGGAAAGTGTCCAACGGATCCGCATGTGTGACCTTCTTCAGTTACCAAAGGAGGCTACCTGGTTAAACGACTTGCTCAGTGTTTCAGTTCTTGTGCTGAAGGAGCAATGGGTTGATGATCTGAACGAGGTGGCAGCATGTGCGCGATCAGACTGGATTTTGATACTGTGTGATGCCCGAGGTTGGACGCATCGTCTGAACGAGGAAGCGCAGCGTTTGAAAGATCGATATCTTGATTGGGTAGCTCTTCTGATGATGCTGGTTGTGGATCAGACTCAATCGGTTAAAGAGGCCTATTGGCGCTGGTTTGTGTCTCGTATTCTAAATAAAATTGCTGATGAAGACCAAGAGATGTATGCGCTTTTGCTCGAACGAGCCAAGGAGGTCGTTGCCCAATATGTTGAATTGTCAGTGGAGAGGTTGGGGGCGAGAAATGGATCATAG
- a CDS encoding tyrosine-type recombinase/integrase: MTLVIADATPHLAPIETTVLPRALDGSQGANRAVGTRAQISATNDPDAIKAWLARFVDSPTTFSSYRKEAERLLWWSVLECGKPLSGLNHEDLLAYQNFLRDPQPAARWCMPNGRKFGRLDAGWRPFSGPLSASSQRQAIVILNTLFSWLVNAGYLAGNPLSLSRQRRRRAEPRIVRYLDDASWQVVKDSIASAPPDDLRAVRVRWLFSLLYICGLRVSEVAANDMGGFFSRVDRTGETRWWLEILGKGDKLRLVPATSELMQELARYRRQLGLSALPQLGETLPLLLPLGGEPRQMTRAALHAVIKQVFADAADSLLARNPAAVVQAGRIRAASAHWLRHTAGSAMASGDMDLRHVRDNLGHESIATTSRYLHAEDDHRHAETERGHRLSWPDTSAGPVSTDA; this comes from the coding sequence ATGACCCTGGTAATTGCCGACGCCACTCCCCATCTTGCGCCTATCGAGACGACAGTGCTGCCGCGCGCGCTCGACGGCAGTCAGGGCGCAAACCGGGCAGTCGGCACGCGCGCCCAGATATCCGCCACCAATGACCCGGATGCGATCAAGGCGTGGCTGGCGCGCTTTGTGGACTCACCGACTACCTTTTCCAGCTATCGGAAAGAAGCGGAACGGCTGCTGTGGTGGTCGGTGCTGGAATGCGGCAAGCCCTTGTCGGGCCTGAACCATGAAGACCTGCTGGCCTACCAGAATTTTCTGCGTGACCCGCAGCCCGCCGCGCGCTGGTGCATGCCGAACGGCCGCAAGTTCGGTCGGCTGGATGCGGGTTGGCGGCCGTTTTCAGGGCCGCTGTCGGCAAGCAGTCAGCGGCAGGCCATCGTGATCCTGAACACGCTGTTTTCCTGGCTGGTGAATGCGGGTTATCTGGCTGGCAACCCGCTGTCTTTGTCGCGCCAGCGACGCAGGCGTGCCGAGCCGCGCATCGTGCGGTATCTGGACGATGCTTCCTGGCAGGTGGTCAAGGACAGCATCGCCAGCGCGCCGCCTGACGACTTGCGTGCGGTGCGGGTGCGCTGGTTGTTCTCACTGCTATATATATGCGGCCTGCGTGTCTCGGAAGTGGCGGCCAATGACATGGGCGGCTTTTTCAGCCGGGTCGATCGCACCGGCGAAACGCGGTGGTGGCTGGAGATTCTTGGCAAGGGCGACAAGTTGCGCCTGGTGCCGGCCACCAGTGAATTGATGCAGGAACTGGCCCGCTATCGCCGGCAGCTGGGCCTGTCTGCGCTGCCGCAGCTCGGCGAAACCTTGCCGTTGCTGCTGCCCCTGGGCGGTGAGCCACGGCAAATGACGCGCGCGGCGCTTCACGCTGTCATCAAGCAGGTCTTCGCAGATGCCGCAGACAGTCTGCTGGCCCGCAATCCGGCTGCGGTTGTCCAGGCCGGGCGCATTCGTGCCGCATCGGCGCACTGGCTGCGGCACACGGCAGGCTCGGCGATGGCAAGTGGTGACATGGATTTGCGGCATGTACGCGACAACCTGGGGCACGAGTCGATTGCGACCACCAGTCGTTATCTGCACGCCGAAGATGACCACCGTCATGCCGAAACCGAGCGGGGACACCGGCTTTCCTGGCCGGACACGTCTGCCGGGCCAGTTTCGACAGATGCGTAA
- a CDS encoding methyl-accepting chemotaxis protein: MKDWTLRQRIKASFIAVLAIMLAMAISDFYRLMRVEIEAEAITGNVVPSLYLSSSIRGGWNEGYLLTEEFLDLPATGRIAQLEAIRAIDRNVDELIKNFDRVITGSDQRVAFDVFRKDRLSYIALRDQVLQANMNQEGDQVSMRQQIRPTFLAVRTQMEGLIAANRKENDAALERIIEVVTGAKYAILIAIVLAILAAATCGMLLMRALLQPMRSIVDTIGAIGGGDLTERMRLARRDEFNVVETGFNSMAESLTGLVGQAQRSAIQVATSVTEIAATSRQQQATASEIAATTTEIGATSREISATSRDLVRTMSEVSNAAEQTATLAGGGQIGLSRMEDTMRNVVDAAGSVNGKLAVLNEKAGHITHVVTTINKVADQTNLLSLNAAIEAEKAGEYGRGFVVVASEIRRLADQTAIATYDIEQIVREIQSSVSAGVMGMDKFSEEVRRGMNEMQAVGEQLSQIIQHVQTLAPRVAMVNEGMHAQATGADQITQALTQLSDATQQTVESLRQSSLAIEGLSTVAADLRQGVSRFKV; the protein is encoded by the coding sequence ATGAAAGATTGGACGCTGCGCCAGCGCATCAAGGCGAGTTTCATCGCCGTTCTCGCCATCATGCTGGCCATGGCAATCTCCGACTTCTACCGCTTGATGCGGGTCGAGATCGAGGCCGAGGCCATCACCGGCAACGTCGTGCCCAGCCTGTATCTGAGTTCGTCCATACGCGGCGGCTGGAATGAAGGTTATCTGCTGACCGAAGAGTTTCTTGATCTGCCCGCGACAGGCCGGATTGCCCAGCTTGAAGCCATTCGCGCCATCGATCGCAACGTGGACGAGTTGATCAAGAATTTCGACCGTGTGATTACCGGTAGCGACCAGCGCGTGGCCTTCGATGTCTTCCGCAAGGATCGTCTGTCTTATATCGCGCTGCGCGATCAGGTATTGCAGGCGAACATGAATCAGGAAGGCGATCAGGTGTCGATGCGACAGCAGATTCGTCCTACGTTCCTGGCAGTTCGAACGCAGATGGAAGGCTTGATCGCTGCCAATCGGAAGGAAAATGATGCGGCGCTTGAACGCATCATCGAGGTCGTAACCGGGGCGAAATACGCCATCCTGATCGCTATCGTGCTGGCCATTCTGGCCGCCGCCACCTGCGGCATGCTGTTGATGCGCGCCCTGCTGCAACCGATGCGCAGCATTGTCGACACCATCGGTGCGATTGGCGGCGGCGACCTGACCGAGCGCATGCGCCTGGCCCGCCGCGATGAATTCAACGTGGTTGAAACCGGCTTCAATTCGATGGCGGAATCGCTGACTGGCCTGGTTGGCCAGGCCCAGCGTTCTGCAATCCAGGTTGCTACCTCGGTGACCGAGATTGCAGCCACGTCCCGCCAGCAGCAGGCCACGGCTTCAGAAATCGCCGCGACCACCACCGAGATCGGTGCCACCTCGCGTGAAATTTCGGCCACCTCGCGTGACCTGGTTCGCACCATGAGCGAAGTGTCGAACGCCGCCGAACAGACGGCCACGCTTGCCGGCGGCGGGCAGATCGGCCTGTCGCGCATGGAAGACACCATGCGCAATGTGGTGGATGCGGCTGGCTCGGTCAACGGCAAGCTGGCGGTGCTGAACGAAAAAGCCGGCCACATCACCCATGTCGTCACCACCATCAACAAGGTTGCGGACCAGACCAACCTGCTGTCGCTGAATGCTGCCATCGAAGCCGAAAAAGCCGGCGAATATGGGCGCGGCTTTGTGGTGGTGGCCAGCGAGATTCGTCGCCTGGCCGATCAGACCGCGATTGCCACCTACGACATCGAGCAGATCGTGCGCGAGATTCAGTCTTCTGTGTCGGCCGGCGTGATGGGCATGGACAAGTTCTCGGAAGAAGTCCGCCGTGGCATGAACGAAATGCAGGCTGTGGGCGAACAGCTGTCGCAGATCATTCAGCACGTACAAACCTTGGCACCGCGCGTGGCCATGGTCAACGAAGGCATGCACGCCCAGGCCACGGGCGCCGATCAGATCACCCAGGCGCTGACTCAGCTGAGCGATGCAACCCAGCAGACGGTGGAATCGCTGCGCCAGTCCAGTCTGGCTATTGAAGGCCTGAGCACGGTCGCCGCCGACCTGCGCCAGGGCGTGTCTCGCTTCAAGGTCTGA
- a CDS encoding chemotaxis protein CheW, translated as MDAKLRGRRLFLLFWLGTERYALEAHDIAEILPLRPMKQVPATPDWVAGVFSHRGTAVPVIDLSRLATGVASASRATTRLVVVHYRHRQRNTAHLLGLLLERVVETQYFAAESFTSDGLDHVDARYLGPVARTPEGMLQWIRVTDLLPDAVHQRLFPDEMEPQA; from the coding sequence GTGGACGCGAAACTGCGCGGACGCCGCCTGTTCCTGCTGTTCTGGCTGGGCACGGAGCGTTACGCGCTGGAAGCCCACGACATTGCGGAAATTCTGCCGCTGCGCCCGATGAAGCAAGTACCGGCAACCCCAGATTGGGTGGCTGGTGTGTTCTCGCATCGGGGCACGGCGGTGCCGGTGATCGACCTGTCGCGGCTGGCGACTGGCGTAGCCAGCGCATCGCGCGCCACGACTCGACTGGTCGTCGTGCACTATCGTCATCGGCAACGAAACACCGCACATTTGCTTGGTTTGCTGTTGGAACGCGTGGTGGAAACACAGTATTTCGCTGCCGAATCTTTCACGTCCGATGGGCTGGACCACGTCGATGCGCGTTATCTTGGCCCCGTTGCGCGCACGCCCGAGGGCATGTTGCAGTGGATACGCGTCACCGACCTGCTGCCCGATGCGGTTCACCAACGCTTGTTCCCTGACGAGATGGAGCCGCAAGCGTGA